The Cloeon dipterum chromosome X, ieCloDipt1.1, whole genome shotgun sequence genome includes a window with the following:
- the LOC135945094 gene encoding chitinase-3-like protein 1, producing MATLALFSLLLLAFSSPIQAQKKIVCYVSSWSIYRPGDGFFNSSFVDPNICTHLIYAFISAHPNGSIMIRDPNADIRLGGFAKLNKLREANPTLVTMVSVGGSGTSSTTFSSICNDVTVRATFVNNLFDFVVSYKFNGLDVDWEYPTQKGGIPADKANYVSLIQELRAKFGPAGLLLSAAVSSSAYITSKAYDVPPISAALDFINLMTYDFHGVRDNKTGQNSPLYASSIDADKRYNANAAVQNWIKLGADRTKLILGAPLYGQTYTLLNPSKTELGAAIKGPGSPGKWSRQAGVLIYNEICSSMKSQTDWTEVWDEEQAVPYAYRSDQWVGYDNVKSVGIKSKYALDQGLGGVLVWSLDMDDFRNLCGAGKFPLVTALKANLVV from the exons ATGGCCACTTTGGCGTTGTTCAGCCTTTTGTTACTGGCTTTTTCGTCACCAATCCAAGCCCAAA AGAAAATCGTGTGCTACGTCAGCAGCTGGTCCATTTACCGACCTGGCGATGGTTTCTTTAATTCAAGTTTCGTTGACCCGAATATATGCACGCATCTCATTTACGCCTTCATCAGCGCACATCCGAATGGGAGCATCATGATTCGCGATCCAAATGCCGACATTAGATTAG ggGGATTTGCAAAACTGAACAAGTTACGCGAGGCAAATCCGACATTGGTGACAATGGTGTCGGTGGGTGGTTCGGGCACGAGTTCGACcactttttcgagcatttgcAATGATGTGACAGTGAGGGCGACATTCGTGAACAATCTCTTTGACTTTGTGGTCAGTTATAAATTCAACGGACTCGACGTGGACTGGGAGTATCCGACTCAGAAGGGCGGAATCCCCGCCGATAAG GCTAATTATGTGTCGCTGATCCAAGAACTGCGAGCCAAATTCGGACCGGCAGGACTGCTTTTGAGTGCCGCCGTGTCTTCCTCCGCTTACATCACCTCAAAAGCCTATGATGTACCGCCAATCTCCGC GGCCTTGGATTTCATAAATCTAATGACCTACGATTTCCACGGCGTCAGGGATAATAAAACAGGCCAAAATTCTCCTCTGTACGCATCTTCTATTGACGCGGACAAGAGATATAACGCC AATGCAGCTGTGCAAAATTGGATCAAGCTAGGCGCAGATCGAACCAAACTCATCCTCGGAGCTCCATTGTACGGGCAAACGTACACCCTGTTGAACCCGTCGAAAACAGAATTAGGTGCGGCAATTAAGGGACCTGGCTCTCCAGGCAAATGGTCCCGACAAGctggtgttttaatttataacgag atttgcTCATCCATGAAGAGCCAGACGGATTGGACTGAAGTTTGGGACGAGGAGCAGGCAGTGCCGTACGCATATCGCAGTGATCAGTGGGTTGGATACGACAATGTGAAGTCGGTCGGAATCAAG AGCAAGTACGCGCTGGACCAAGGCCTCGGCGGAGTGTTGGTTTGGTCCCTCGACATGGACGACTTTCGAAACCTTTGTGGCGCTGGGAAGTTTCCACTTGTGACGGCTCTCAAAGCAAACTTAGttgtttga
- the LOC135944882 gene encoding chitinase-3-like protein 1, translated as MANYVKKDAEDDECHTSNRERNTGNWQNIKAVGRGANKTSIYTMAKLALFGFMLLALSTPTLAQRKIVCYISSWSVYRPGNGFFNTSFVDPYLCTHLIYAFIGAHPNGSVKIIDKSADISQNGFTKINKLREINPSLVTMVSLGGWNEGSTTFSTICNDTSVRTTFVNNLYEFVVEYKFKGLDLDWEYPAQRGGIPADKANYVSLIKELRAKFAPAGLLLSAAVSASASATSTSYDVPALSANLDFINLMTYVFHAAREGKTGQNSPLYASSIDTDKRYNTNATVQNWIKSGADPTKLILGIPLYGQTYTLSSSSSTELGATVKGPGTPGPWSRQAGVFMYSEICSSMKNQSDWTEVWDEEQAVPYAYRSDQWVGYDNMKSIGMKSKYALDQGLGGVLVWSLDMDDFRNLCGAGKFPLVTAIKANLVV; from the exons ATGGCCAACTATGTCAAAAAGGATGCAGAAGATGATGAATGCCACACGTCAAACAGAGAGCGAAACACAGGAAATTGGCAGAATATAAAAGCAGTGGGCAGAGGAGCCAATAAAACCTCCATCTATACAATGGCGAAGCTTGCGCTGTTCGGCTTCATGTTACTGGCCCTCTCGACTCCGACTCTGGCCCAAA GGAAAATCGTGTGCTACATCAGCAGCTGGTCCGTTTATCGCCCAGGCAACGGTTTCTTCAATACGAGCTTCGTGGACCCATATCTTTGCACGCATCTCATTTACGCCTTCATCGGCGCCCATCCGAATGGCAGTGTCAAGATTATCGACAAATCTGCTGACATTTCACAga ACGGCTTCACGAAAATCAACAAACTTCGCGAGATTAACCCTAGTCTGGTGACAATGGTTTCGTTGGGAGGCTGGAACGAAGGTTCCACCACCTTTTCCACCATTTGCAACGACACATCGGTGCGGACGACGTTCGTGAATAATCTCTATGAATTCGTGGTCGAGTACAAATTCAAGGGACTCGACCTAGACTGGGAGTACCCGGCTCAGAGGGGTGGCATTCCCGCTGACAAG GCTAATTATGTGTCGCTGATCAAAGAACTGCGAGCCAAGTTCGCGCCGGCAGGGCTCCTTTTGAGTGCCGCCGTGTCTGCCTCGGCGTCCGCCACCTCCACTTCCTACGATGTACCGGCACTCTCCGC TAACCTGGATTTCATCAATCTAATGACTTATGTTTTCCACGCGGCAAGGGAAGGGAAAACTGGCCAAAACTCTCCTCTGTACGCGTCGTCTATCGACACGGATAAAAGATATAACACT AATGCTACCGTGCAAAACTGGATCAAGTCGGGTGCAGATCCGACCAAACTCatccttggaattccattgtACGGACAAACGTACACCTTGTCAAGCTCGTCAAGCACGGAATTGGGTGCGACGGTTAAAGGACCCGGCACTCCAGGTCCTTGGTCCCGCCAAGCAGGTGTTTTCATGTATAGCGAG ATCTGCTCCTCCATGAAGAACCAGTCGGATTGGACCGAAGTTTGGGACGAGGAGCAGGCGGTGCCTTACGCATATCGCAGTGATCAGTGGGTTGGATACGACAATATGAAGTCAATCGGAATGAAG AGCAAGTACGCGCTGGACCAAGGCCTCGGCGGAGTGTTGGTTTGGTCCCTCGACATGGACGACTTTCGAAACCTTTGTGGCGCTGGAAAGTTTCCACTTGTGACGGCTATCAAAGCAAACTTAGTTGTTTGA
- the LOC135945095 gene encoding chitotriosidase-1-like, with amino-acid sequence MAPIVLGFLLLAFSTPTLTQKKIVCYFSSWAVYRTGNGHFDTSFVDPKLCTHLIYAFISAYPNGSVKILDPSNDIKKNGYSKFNNLRLSNPTLKTMVSIGGWISGSKIFSDICNNSTLRAKFVTNLYNFLVQHKFNGLDLDWEYPVLNGGIAADKTNYVSLIKELRAKFAPAGLILSAAVSASVSATSTSYDVPALSANLDFINLMIYDFHGFWDGKTGHNSPLYGASSHNLYADAAVKNWIKLGANKTKLVLGIPLYGRSFTLSNIADTQMGAATSGAGTAGSWSQEAGLLMYSEASVLLSHGTICTSQKSESDWNVVWDATQAVPYAHRNNQWVGYENVISIGIKGQYARDQGLGGVMVWAIDMDDFRDLCGDGKYPLLTNLKTNFTARERPTKY; translated from the exons ATGGCTCCAATTGTGCTCGGATTTTTGCTACTGGCTTTCTCGACTCCTACGCTAACCCAAA AGAAAATCGTGTGCTACTTCAGCAGTTGGGCCGTGTACCGCACCGGCAATGGCCACTTCGACACGAGCTTCGTGGACCCGAAACTGTGCACGCATCTCATTTACGCGTTCATCAGCGCCTACCCGAATGGAAGCGTCAAGATTCTCGACCCGTCGAACGACATTAAAAAGA ATGgctattcaaaattcaacaatttgcgTTTGAGCAACCCGACCCTGAAGACTATGGTTTCGATTGGTGGCTGGATCTCAGGTTCGAAAATATTCTCCGACATTTGCAACAACTCAACTTTGCGGGCGAAGTTTGTGACCAACCTGTACAATTTTTTGGTTCAGCACAAATTCAACGGGCTTGACCTGGACTGGGAGTATCCAGTTCTAAATGGCGGAATTGCTGCTGATAAG ACTAATTATGTGTCGCTGATCAAAGAACTGCGAGCCAAGTTCGCACCGGCAGGACTCATTTTGAGTGCCGCCGTGTCTGCCTCCGTGTCCGCCACCTCCACTTCCTACGATGTACCAGCACTCTCTgc GAACCTTGATTTTATTAACCTAATGATCTACGACTTTCATGGCTTTTGGGATGGAAAAACCGGTCATAATTCCCCTCTGTACGGGGCTTCCAGCCATAATTTATACGCG GACGCCGCTGTTAAAAACTGGATCAAGTTGGGTGCGAATAAAACCAAGCTGGTCCTTGGAATCCCACTTTACGGAAGGTCATTCACTTTGTCTAACATTGCGGACACACAAATGGGAGCAGCAACAAGCGGTGCTGGCACTGCAGGAAGTTGGTCCCAGGAAGCTGGTCTCCTCATGTATAGCGAGGCAAGTGTCCTCCTTTCCCACGGCACA ATATGTACGAGTCAGAAGAGCGAATCCGACTGGAACGTTGTTTGGGACGCAACCCAAGCAGTGCCCTACGCACATCGCAACAATCAGTGGGTCGGATACGAAAATGTCATTTCGATCGGAATCAAG GGCCAGTACGCACGTGACCAGGGGCTGGGTGGCGTGATGGTTTGGGCCATTGATATGGACGACTTCCGCGACCTTTGTGGCGACGGAAAGTATCCGCTTTTGACAAATCTGAAGACCAACTTCACCGCTCGAGAACGTCCCactaaatattga